One part of the Hydra vulgaris chromosome 01, alternate assembly HydraT2T_AEP genome encodes these proteins:
- the LOC136074513 gene encoding piggyBac transposable element-derived protein 3-like, which yields MNKQSKIRYDLNEAIQYILEPGSESELSDLELSSDEEDDNNPFLVTRINDEISICEEEQCMTADILLEDEINIEFTTPDKPNTNEKTSSSTLPKPITHNYKWCNKRPPIRDTTFSGCEFSLPPNNVDTFTPLIYFQMFWKDTLFTLLAEQTNLCSVQISSKSVNVTETELKQFIAIQMYMSIFKLPAYYMYWSTETRYPKIADLMSLSRYKKIREFLHAADNSRLNDPVNKHNKIYKIAPVLDHVRQNCLSIEPETGHSIDEQIIPAKTRYSGIRQYNPKKPVKWGFKNFVRSGISGIIYDFFLYTGAAAIGSEKCNGSYVVKRLLESLPKNKNFKLCFDNWFCSLDLCLHLNKLGILTTATIRNDRMQGCCLPTESEMRKKGRGSHAYKCDINSGIIITRWYDNKCVNLCSTYCDPDSISDVKRWNRTEKNFVNINCPLVVKEYNQCMGGVDLCDMLISLYRTNIKTKRWYIKILFHCIDICKVNGWLIYRRHCNQLNIAKKKQLTLLQFTTQIASSLSYAEKPLVAVGKQSKRKLCKDVTPQKRKNSIPLPNKDIQLDCLNHWPEHREKKLNCRLCKVGNSRIFCKKCNICLC from the coding sequence atgaataaacaaaGCAAAATACGCTATGACTTAAATGAAGCTATTCAATATATTTTGGAGCCAGGTTCAGAGTCTGAGCTTTCAGATTTGGAACTTAGTAGTGATGAAGAGGACGATAATAATCCATTTTTGGTTACCCGTATAAATGATGAGATAAGTATATGTGAAGAAGAGCAATGTATGACTGCAGATATTCTTTTGGAAGatgaaattaatattgaatttacaACTCCAGATAAGCCAAATACAAATGAGAAAACTTCTTCATCCACATTACCAAAGCCAATAACTCATAATTATAAATGGTGTAATAAAAGACCACCTATAAGAGACACTACTTTTTCTGGTTGTGAATTTAGTCTTCCACCTAACAATGTTGATACTTTTACCCCATTGATATATTTCCAAATGTTTTGGAAAGATACTTTGTTTACCTTACTTGCTGAACAAACAAATCTTTGCAGTGTTCAAATATCTTCTAAATCTGTTAATGTAACAGAAACTGAATTGAAGCAGTTTATTGCAATACAAATGTACATGTCTATTTTCAAATTGCCAGCATATTATATGTATTGGTCAACGGAGACGCGATATCCTAAAATAGCTGATCTCATGTCTTTGTctcgatataaaaaaataagagaatTTTTACATGCAGCTGATAACTCAAGACTTAATGATCCAGttaataaacataacaaaatttataaaattgcacCTGTACTAGATCATGTTCGTCAAAATTGTCTTTCTATAGAACCAGAAACTGGGCACTCTATTGACGAGCAAATAATTCCAGCCAAAACTCGTTATAGTGGAATAAGGCAATACAATCCTAAAAAGCCAGTGAAGTGGGGTTTCAAAAACTTTGTTCGTAGTGGAATTTCAGGAATtatatatgacttttttttatatactggtGCTGCAGCAATTGGCTCTGAAAAATGTAACGGCTCATATGTTGTGAAACGATTATTAGAATccttaccaaaaaataaaaactttaagctCTGCTTTGATAATTGGTTTTGCAGTCTTGatttatgtttacatttgaACAAATTAGGCATTCTTACAACAGCAACAATTAGAAATGATAGAATGCAAGGGTGTTGTTTACCAACTGAAAGTGAAATGAGAAAAAAAGGAAGAGGAAGCCATGCATATAAATGTGATATTAATTCAGGAATAATAATCACCAGATGGTACGATAATAAATGTGTCAATTTATGCTCGACATATTGTGATCCAGATTCAATATCAGATGTTAAAAGATGGAATCGCACTGAAAAAAACTTTGTCAACATAAACTGTCCATTAGTAGTAAAAGAATATAACCAATGCATGGGAGGTGTAGATTTATGTGACATGTTAATTTCACTTTATCGCACTAATATTAAAACCAAGCGGTGgtacattaaaatattatttcactGCATTGACATTTGTAAAGTTAATGGTTGGTTGATTTACAGGCGTCATTGCAATCAAttaaatattgctaaaaaaaaacagctgaCATTACTTCAGTTTACAACACAAATTGCATCTAGCTTGTCTTATGCAGAGAAACCCCTAGTGGCAGTTGGCAAACAATCTAAAAGAAAATTGTGTAAGGATGTGACACCACAAAAGCGAAAGAATTCAATTCCTTTACCAAATAAAGATATTCAGCTTGATTGTTTAAATCATTGGCCTGAACATCGTGAGAAAAAACTTAATTGTCGCCTATGTAAGGTTGGAAACAGCagaattttttgcaaaaaatgcaacatttgtttatgttaa